The nucleotide sequence TGGGTAAAGATGGAAAGAGAGGAGATTAGGGAACGCGTCTCATTAAAGCAAGAAATATGAAAAGCAGATAAAGATATCAGAGCGAGACATCAGAGTCCAAAGATGAATTAATGACACGGACACCATAATCAAAACTAAAtctaatagtaataataataataatctaaaAGTGTCCACGTGGAGTTAAAGAAAAGACTCAGACTTTTAAAACATCTCATACATGTGAAAGCAAAATTAATAAGACAGAAAACCTACCGATAAAAAGCATAGAGTGTTTCCGTGCAAACTTCAAGCCTTCATTTCTGTCTACTTCACGATTGTCCTGCAAAAGAAAGGTCATTCATTTAAATCTAGAACtccaatacaataataaaagaaatgaagtTACAGAAGACTccaaatgtctttaaatgttactATAACATTTTACTTAAAGGTCACTTTCTCTAACATCTATGGGTCTGGACACATTTAGAACTTTcctaataagaaaaaaagaccGCATTTCTACTTTACTTCCTTCATAGGCCATGTTGCACAATTACTAATTTGCTTCCATCTGTTTCTATAAGTCAGAAGGAATTTGTTAAAACCTTGTAATGCGTTTTTTCTAGTCAAGAAAAAGGTCATATTATTTACCTTGCCAAAAATGCAAACCAAAATAATGGGTGAAGGCATCTGTGGTTTAACAAATGGCAGTATATAGTAAGATGGTGAAAACATCTTTTAGTGTCACCATTATAAAGCAGCTAAACTGGTGGCTCAGAAAAATTCATAACTGAGATTAGGTAAATTTTTTTACTCGGCATGCAGCAACGCATAAGGAAAGAATTaaacaaatgtggaaaaacTATTGATTTATGTGAAAGAATTGTTCATGACACAAGCTAGCTGCAAGCCGATTAGTCTTTTTAACATAAACCCTCACCCCAAGTATAACAAGCAGCTACCAAGACTGTCTGCTATCAGTTTagtatatttacaaaatgaatcaaacaaaCCTTGTCGATTTTGTTTCCGACAAGCATTTTAACCAGGTCGTTGCGTGTGCAGTATGTCTCCAGTTCATTCAGCCAGTTCTCAAGCTTGGTAAACGTATCCCGCTTAGTAACATCATACACTATAAGGaatgaaaacaacaatttaatttaactttCAAGCCCATACTGACATAAACTAGTGTGAAAAATGTCTGCAGGTTTTCAGAGTAAATATAGAGAAAAAGCACTAACCCAAAATGACGCCCTGGGCTCCTCTGTAGTAGCTTGGTGTTAAAGTTCTAAACCTCTCCTGACCTGCTGTGTCCTAAAATTGAAAAGATTACAAAGATTTCAGCAGCTTTCTCATCAGGACACTAATACAAGATAACATCAAATATAGCTACAAAGTGTGTCatagtgccatctagtggaatAAGACAAGTGAAAGCAATAGTGTACACTATAGTGTGGACAAAAATTCAAATATTGAACATCAAGTACTAATAAACCACTTAAGAGTATTATTGTACTTACCCATATGGCCAGCTTTGCTCTGTTGCCATCTACTGCAATTGTTTTCACTTTGAAGTCCACACCTAAATAAACCCCCCCAAAATGTACTTTCAATGATGCTCaacaagaaatacatttacaattatcacaatgcttttaaataaaacactagaGCGATGAATTAAGACATGAATTTGAACCCATGCTTTTTTATgaaagagggaatcgtattcatgcAAACACCCTGTAAGTGTCaaaactgaaaacgcccttgttactgaaataacAACTGTTATTAGCACCAGGCCCAGCAAACGCaaggtcctggaatgcacctatctgtCATtcataggttgaacaccgccaccacagaagaatatcacaactacttctctagccccgcccactggtttgcGCATGACTACTGACttcctggttgtggaagaacacagtcgctgcaCAAACTTCCTTCGGAATTCCGAAATTAGTAATGcatggttgaagtttatttttaaagacgttccagcacACATGGGTAAAACATTACAgcggattcctttgtgaacaaggcacaggtcgacgCTGGATTTGcggagagactaaaattaaaaggcagtgctgtgccgtcaatattggattCGATAGGAATGGCACAGCAATTTTATACAAgtacaacatttttgtactatgcgtcactagtGCTTTGCTGCAGATCGCTTGATAGGCCTTGATAGCCCTATATGCACGgaattagtattacctggggacctccagtcatttgtaataattgagGTTGTCTGTGAACATAATCCCGTGCAAATCagccatgtctgtaatttgtaaagtaaaaattccccCACAAATGATCTACCATATTTTGACGAACACGGAGGTCTTGTGATAATTTAAGTCCAGTGAGAATCGGCAtttctgtgatttggtgggctcatatttcattttacaaggtttatccaccgtttgcgaataatggagacCGTTTTTTGCAGGCgccaaataatttttttaagagccatactacattttttaataaaaaaaatttttgttAGCCCGTTATGTGTAAAATTTCCCTCTCATAGGTTTgctcataattttttttctatcaATTTGTTTTCCCTCATAAACAGGGTCATACTGAACATAcagcacttttttttaaattcgatgcggcacgcccattaaaactgaGCCTTTGTCGAGCAGGCCTCAAAACCCGGGTAAAAAAtagcctttttatttttatgtttttattgtaaaaaccatgcgaacgtcataagtagacctcatacaacagtatataacaataaacaagccaaGTTGAGAAcacctttaaatgcattttaagggatagttcacccaaaattgaaaattttgtcattatttacttaccctcatgtaTTTgtatacctgtataaattacattgttctaatgaacaaagagaaagatatttggaagagtgttagcaattttcagttctgggacatcattcactaccatagtaggaaaaatgaaatcATTAAATTGTaatcaaaggtgccccagaacgttttattttcaaaatatcaaattttgtatttaaaaaatagaacaaagacatttatatggTAATGCATGATGAACCAGAATTGagaattgctaacattcttcaaatatctttctttgtgttcaacagaacaaagacatttctacaggtttgaaacaacccgaggttaagtaaatgatgacagaattttacatttttgtgtgagcTTTCCCTTTAAGCCCTATTTTATCAGTATTCTGCTTTCATGGAaacaaacccatgacctttgcgctACTAACAAAATGCTCTACTAATTCAGCTACAGTGTTATAGTGATTTAAACTCAGTGGTATTGGCTTTTAACCGATTAAAAATCACGCACGATATGTTACCAATTTATGCCAGGATGTTATAAATACAATCACAATCACTAATATGTGACTCACCAATAGTAGCAGACAACTCTGGGTCGAAGGTGTCATCTGTAAAGCGCAGGAGTAAACTGTGGAA is from Triplophysa dalaica isolate WHDGS20190420 chromosome 3, ASM1584641v1, whole genome shotgun sequence and encodes:
- the rab18b gene encoding ras-related protein Rab-18-B, with product MDDDVLTTLKILIIGESGVGKSSLLLRFTDDTFDPELSATIGVDFKVKTIAVDGNRAKLAIWDTAGQERFRTLTPSYYRGAQGVILVYDVTKRDTFTKLENWLNELETYCTRNDLVKMLVGNKIDKDNREVDRNEGLKFARKHSMLFIEASAKTRDGVQCAFEELVEKILQTPGLWESSIQGHGVQLSDHEQQPHGACGGYCSLV